In Daucus carota subsp. sativus chromosome 4, DH1 v3.0, whole genome shotgun sequence, one DNA window encodes the following:
- the LOC135152235 gene encoding uncharacterized protein LOC135152235 yields the protein MKVVFFDQHWNLDSFISSSHSSHIPNKSQAVSIQTLENQIGQIANALINRLQRTLPSDTEANPGKKEVKEQVETPVLSSKSDSEKTVVGTDKNEINEEASNESAEKSSPKADNGVKQIYSPPPFPKRLQKHKLDKQFAKFLEVFKKLQINIPFEEALEQMPSYAKFMKSILSRKLKLEELETVALTEECSAVLQQKLPPKLKDPGSFTIPCTIGKLSFDKCLCDLGASINLMPLSVFKKLGLPEPKPTNMYLQLADRSITYP from the exons atgaaagtagtgttctttgaccagcattggaatcttgactccttcatctcttcttcccatt catcacatattcctaacaaaaGCCAAGCGGTGTCAATCCAAACTTTGGAGAACcagattgggcagattgctaaCGCGTTGATCAACAGACTACAAagaactcttcctagtgataccgaggccaatccgggtaagAAAGAAGTGAAagaacag gttgaaacacccgtgctctcatccAAGTCTGATAgtgaaaaaactgttgttggTACTGACAAGAATgaaatcaacgaggaagcaagcaatGAATCAGCCGAGAAATCTAGTCCTAAAGCTGATAATGGGGTCAAGCAAATATATTCACCTCCTCCTTTCccgaagagacttcagaagcataagctcgacaaacaattcgcaaaatttctagaggttttcaagaaattacagatcaacataccttttgaggaggctctagaacaaatgccgagttatgctaaattcatgaaaagTATTCTTTCTCGGAAACTCAAGCTTGAGGAGTTGGAGACTGtagctttgaccgaggagtgcaGTGCGGTGTTACAGCAGAAATTGCCTCCGAAgttgaaagatccgggaagtttcacaatcccgtgtactattgggAAATTGTCCTTCGACAAGTGTTtgtgtgacttgggagctagcatcaatctgatgccgttgtctgtcttcaagaaacttggtcTGCCGGAGCCGAAACCTACAAACATGTACTTACAACTAGCTGATCGGTCCATCACTTATCCATGA